The proteins below are encoded in one region of Cololabis saira isolate AMF1-May2022 chromosome 21, fColSai1.1, whole genome shotgun sequence:
- the LOC133421848 gene encoding NLR family CARD domain-containing protein 3-like — MDQCEGREEGVIPSKTSPRGKPESRREEKRRQRRLGPGSEPGPVPGPGPEPGPEPGPEPGPGPGPGPGPGPGPGPGPEPGPGPSCVSLKSDASKYLFFTFKDAPGFPSEREDQQISESPSGPSVQQHQTQLDSIFQMLEDDVIMFVKDELKKILKVLSPDYPESSESLEEDEDEEQKSIRETFMKITVKFLRRRKQEKLADLLQSNTVDTVCQSKLKGQLQKKHQHVFEGIIKAGNPTLLEQIYTELYITEGGAGEVNDEHEVRQIEAASRKPEGAETAIRQEDIFKPPPGRGGPIRTVMTKGVAGIGKTLLTQKFSLDWAEGRTNQDIQFLLPFTFRQLNVRREEKFSLVELVHRFFSETRGICSFEEFQVAFIFDGLDESRLPLDFHNNKVLTDVTESTSVDVLLTNLIRGNLLPSARLWITTRPAAANQIPPECVSMVTEVRGFADPQKEEYFRKRFRNKKQSSRIISHIKTSRSLHIMCHIPVFCWITATVLENVLENVLETREGGGLPKTLTEMYIHFLVVQAKLKKVKYDGGAETDPHWSPESRKMVESLGKLAFEQLQKGNLIFYEPDLRECGIDVREASVYSGVFTQIFREESSLYQDQVFCFIHLTVQEFLASLHVHQTVISSGVNLLEDQRTTQRSSTGFYQTAVDKTLQSPNGHLDLFLRFLLGLSVETNQNLLRGLMTSNQRSSQNNQETVEYIKKKISEDLSAERSINLFHCLNELNDQSLVEEVQESLRSGRLSRDKLSPAQWSALGFILLSSGEDLEVFDLKKFSASEEALRWLLPVVKASKKVVLSGCHLSGNICPVLSSVLSSQSSSLTELDLSNNDLQDSGLEQLCPGLESPHCKLESLRLSGCLISEEGSSSLVSALTSNPSHLRELDLSYNDPGDSAGKLRSGLEDPRWRLDTLRVEPAGQRWLTPGLRKYSCQLTIDTNTVHKNIKLSDNNREMTLVGEDQSYPDHPDRFDDDDLPQLLCREVLTGRCYWAVQWSGNVSVSVSYRRISRRGNSDDGWFGGNDHSWSLDCYPGGQYRVCHNNSGTSVTSSHPSSDCGRAAVYVDVPAGTLSFYEVVSDRLIHLHTVNTTFTEPLCAGFGLWPWFGYCSSVSLCPV, encoded by the exons AGAggaccagcagatctcagagtcccccagcggtccgtctgttcagcagcatcagacccagctggactccatctttcag aTGCTGGAAGACGACGTCATCATGTTTGTGAaggacgagctgaagaagatcctgaaggttctgagtccagattacccagaatcctcagagagtctggaggaggatgaagatgaagagcagaagagcatcagagagacattcatgaagatcacagtgaagttcttgaggaggaggaagcaggagaagctggctgacctcctgcagagca atACCGTTGATACCGTTTGTCAATCCAAACTCAAAGGTCAGCTGCAGAAGAAGCACCAGCATGTGTTTGAGGGGATcattaaagcaggaaacccaacccttctggagcagatctacacggagctctacatcacagagggaggggccggagaggtcaacgatgaacatgaagtcagacagattgaagcagcttccaggaaaccagaaggagcagaaacagccatcagacaggaagacatctttaaacccccacctggaagaggaggaccaatcagaacggtgatgacgaaaggagtggccggcatcgggaaaacactCCTAACACAGAAattcagtctggactgggctgaaggcagaaccaaccaggacatccagttcctgcttccattcaccttcagacagctgaatgtgcggagagaggagaagttcagcttggtggaactagttcatcgattcttctctgaaaccagaggaatctgcagctttgaagagttccaggtgGCGTTCATCTTTGatggtctggatgagagtcgtcttcctctggacttccacaacaacAAGGTCCTtactgatgttacagagtccacctcagtggatgtgctgcttacaaacctcatcagggggaacctgcttccttctgctcgtctctggatcaccacacgacccgcagcagccaatcagatccctcctgagtgtgtctccatggtgacagaagtcagagggttcgctgacccacagaaggaggaatacttcagaaAGAGGTTCAGGAACAAGAAGCAGAgcagcaggatcatctcccacatcaagacatcccggagcctccacatcatgtgccacatcccagtcttctgctggatcactgctacggtcctggagaacgttttggagaacgtcctggaaaccagagaagGAGGggggctgcccaagaccctgactgaaatgtacatccacttcctggtggtccaggccaaactgaagaaggtcaagtatgacggaggagctgagacggatccacactggagtccagagagcaggaagatggtggagtctctgggaaaactggcttttgaacagctgcagaaaggaaacctgatcttctatgaaccagacctgagagagtgtggcatcgatgtcagagaggcttcagtgtactcaggagtgttcacccagatctttagagaggagagcagcctgtaccaggaccaggtcttctgcttcatccatctgactgttcaggagtttctggcttctcttcatgtccatcagaccGTCATCagctctggagtcaacctgctggaagaTCAACGAACAACTCAACGTTCTTCAACCGGTTTCTATCAAACAGCTGTGGACAAgaccttacagagtccaaacggacacctggacttgttcctgcgcttcctcctgggtctttcagtggagaccaatcagaacctcctacgaggtctaatgacatcaaaccaaagaagttcacagaacaatcaggaaacagttgaatacatcaagaagaagatcagtgaggatctgtctgcagagagaagcatcaacctgttccactgtctgaatgaactgaacgatcagtctctggtggaggaggtccaagagtccctgaggtctggacgtctctccagagataaactgtctcctgctcagtggtcggctctgggcttcatcttactgtcatcaggagaagatctggaggtgtttgacctgaagaagttctcagcttcagaggaggctctacggtggctgctgccggtggtcaaagcctccaagaaagttgt actgagtggctgtcacctctcagggaacatctgtccagttctgtcctcagttctcagctctcagtcctccagtctgacagaactggacctgagcaacaacgacctgcaggattctggactggagcagctatgtcctggactggagagtccacactgtaaactggagtctctcag gctgtcaggctgtctgatctcagaggaaggaagttcttctctggtctcagctctgacctccaacccctcccacctgagagagctggacctgagctacaacgaTCCAGGGGATTCAGCAGGGAAGCTTCGGTCTGgactggaggatccccgctggagactggacactctcag ggtggagcctgctggacaacgatggttaACACCAggactgaggaagt attcctgtcaactcaccatcgacacaaacacagtccacaagaacatcaaactgtctgacaacaacaggGAGATGACACTTGTGGGggaggatcagtcatatcctgatcatccagacaggtttgatgatgatgatcttcctcagctgctgtgtagagaagttctgacgggtcgctgttactgggcgGTCCAGTGGAGTGGAaatgtttctgtatcagtgagttacagaagaatcagcaggagaggaaactctgatgacggttggtttggaggaaacgatcattcctggagtctggactgttATCCAGGTGGTCAGTACCGTGTCTGTCACAATAACAGTGGAACATCCGTCACCTCCTCACATCCGTCTTCAGACTGTGGCAGAGCAGCcgtgtacgtggacgttcctgctggaactctgtccttctatgaagtcgtctctgacagactgatccacctccacaccgtcAACACCAccttcactgaacctctctgtgctggatttggaCTCTGGCCCTGGTTTGGTTATtgttcctcagtgtctctgtgtccagtttag